A genomic window from Tachyglossus aculeatus isolate mTacAcu1 chromosome 9, mTacAcu1.pri, whole genome shotgun sequence includes:
- the PLEKHA3 gene encoding pleckstrin homology domain-containing family A member 3, protein MEGSLDKWTNYLTGWQPRWFVLDNGILSYYDSQDDVCKGSKGSIKMAVCEIKVHPTDNTRMELIIPGEQHFYMKAVNAAERQRWLVALGSSKACLTDTRTKKEKEISETNESLKTKMSELRLYCDLLMQQVHTIQEFVHHEENHSSPSIENMNEASSLLSATCNTFITTLEECVKIANAKFKPEMFQLPHPDPLVSPVSPSPVQMMKRSISHPGSYSSERNSHSMKEQIASFHRLSQQNRRAYSDTDSYNDSPFEDPERPIHCSRDALNGDLTSATIPEENRSATKKRTELENPFLSSS, encoded by the exons ATGGAGGGCTCCCTGGACAAGTGGACCAATTACCTgaccg GTTGGCAGCCTCGCTGGTTCGTTTTGGATAACGGGATACTTTCCTACTACGATTCCCAGGATGATGTGTGCAAAGGCAGCAAAGGAAGCATAAAGATGGCAGTTTGTGAAATTAAAG TTCACCCCACGGACAACACGAGAATGGAGTTAATAATTCCAGGGGAACAGCATTTCTATATGAAAGCAGTTAATGCGGCTGAAAGACAGAGGTGGCTGGTAGCCCTGGGCAGCTCAAAAGCCTGTCTGACTGACACCAGAACAAAAAAGGAGAAAG AAATAAGTGAAACCAATGAATCTCTAAAAACCAAAATGTCTGAACTGCGTCTTTACTGTGACCTTTTAATGCAGCAGGTTCATACAATACAAGAATTTGTTCATCACGAGGAGAATCATTCGTCACCCAGCATAGAG AACATGAATGAAGCTTCTTCTTTGCTCAGCGCCACTTGTAATACATTTATCACGACACTTGAAGAATGTGTGAAGATAGCCAATGCCAAGTTTAAACCCGAGATGTTTCAGCTGCCTCATCCAGATCCCTTAGTGTCTCCTGTGTCACCGTCACCTGTTCAAATG ATGAAGCGTTCCATCAGCCACCCTGGCTCGTACAGTTCAGAGAG GAATAGTCACTCCATGAAAGAGCAGATTGCTTCATTTCATCGACTATCCCAACAAAACAGAAGAGCCTACTCAGATACAGACTCTTATAATGATAGCCCATTTGAAGACCCTGAGA GACCCATCCACTGTTCAAGAGATGCCCTCAACGGAGATCTGACATCAGCAACAATTCCTGAAGAAAACAGATCGGCGACAAAGAAAAGAACTGAATTGGAAAATCCTTTTCTGTCCTCGTCCTGA